Part of the Roseofilum casamattae BLCC-M143 genome, TTTGTTGCACATAGCGTAAGATACCGTTGGCGATCGCCTGCGCCATTTGGCTTCTAAAGGTTGGATTGGCTAACCGAGGAGCATCTTGCGCTCCGGTAACAAAACCGGTTTCCACCAGTACTGATGGCATAGACGTACGGCGCAGCACGTAAAAGCGCGCTCGTTTCACGCCGCGATCGCGCATTGGCAGACTTTGCAAGATTGACTGTTGAATTGATTGTGCCAGACGAGCGCCACTGTTGTAATAATAAGTTTCCGCACCATTGACATCGGGGCGAGAGAGACTAATGGCATTAGCATGAATACTAACGAACAAGGTAGCATTCACTCGTTCCGCATAAGCCACCCGAGGGGCCAAATCCACCTCTACTTCATAATTACGAGTTAAAGCAACTTGGATGCCATTTTGTTGCAAAATCGCCGCGACTTGCCGGGAAATATCTAAGACCACATCGGTTTCGCGCAACCCACCAATCCCAACAGCACCCGGATCTCGCCCTCCATGTCCCGGATCGATGACCACCACAATCCGAGAATTTGGCGTTCTGCGCGTATTTGGTGGGAGGGGCCAGCGAGTCGCCGGTTGCGGATTGCTCGGTTGCGGATTCGCCGGTGGAGGAACCGGAATGCGAATGGTCGAGGAGCTTGGGGAAGGAGATGGAGACGGCAGAGGCTGGGTGGCAATTGGAGGCAGTAGGGTACCGCTATTACCCAGAGACCAGGCGATCTGCGACCCGGATTGGCTGGTATTCTGTAGGGTGAATCCAGAGCGAGGTAGCATAGAAATCACCACCGTTTGCGAGTCGGTTTGTTGCACGTCGAACCGCACAAACGGACTATTCCCTCCCACCGCAACTGGTACAACGCCTTCGCTTAACTGAGCTGGAGATAGAGTTAAGTTATAGACCGCAGGACCATTCCATTGACCCACCGCATTAATTCGTCCGGTGGAGCGAATCAGCAGTTGTGAATTATCGGGGGATAACTCTAAGGCTGAGATAGCGGCGGGTAAACTGGGGTCGCGGGTGGCGTTACGAGCGCCAATTTCCCGACCGGTCGGCCAAGGTTCGGAATTGTTTCTCGTCCGTCCCGTCCCCGCTTTCGGAATCATCACAATCCCCAACCGACTGGTCAGAGCTTGCCAGTCCGCCGTTTTGCGATCGACATCTAGCGTAATCAGAGTTCCGGAAGTCGAGCCTTCCAAAGGACTTAAGGTGAGCCGCTGTACGCCGCGACTATTCACTTGAATTTGCCGCTCTGTCAGGCTCGAAGCAATCGAGACTCCTTCAATCTCAATCTCAATTTTACGTTTATTGCGCGATCGCCGGACGCGGTTTATCCGTTGCACCCGATCGCTCGTACGCAGAAAAAAGCCATCTCCGGTAATCCGTACCCCTTCGATTTGCGGGCCGCTGCTTGCTGCCGGTCTGGGAGCGGGACTGGGCGAAGGGACTGGGGTTCGCGGGGTGGGAGAAGGCGATCGCGCTGGAGGACGACTGACAGTTCCTTCGCGCTGGGGTTGCGGAATTTCCACCGTCCACCGCGACGGCGAAGCGCCGCGAAATTTCACTTGATTGGGGTCGATAGTATATCCGGGGGCCAGCTCGATCACTAAGCGAGTCGTATTGCGATTGAATTGCCCCGTGCGGACTTGGCGAATCCCCGGAGACGAAACCAACTGCGATCGCAACTGATTTCCCAAAGTCACTCCAGGCAAGTCAATTACCAATCGGGTGGGATTAAACACCAGTTCCGCCCGAGGCTGTACTCGTCCATTCGTGGCAAATTCCAGACGATTGGTTCTGGCATCAAACCGCCAATATTGCAAACTCGCAGCTTGCACGGGGACAGACCAAAGCCATAGCCCCAAAAGGCTGGGAAATAACCAATGAAGTTTCACAAACTAGCCTCTAGACGAAATACAACAACGAACAGTCGATTGCAACCCTACCATTAATATTAGTAATGGGTAATGATTAACGATTACTGAGTCGATTCTGAATCCGCGATCGCCGCAGGTTCGGGAGTCGGTTCTTCCTCAGTGTCGCTAACCGGTTCGGCGGTCGAGCCATCTCCTTTTTGGAATGCCACGCGCAACATCGGCGGTGCCAAAAAGGTGGTTAAGATCACCATGACGATAATTGCAGCATCGAGAGACTCGGAAAGCACGCCGCTCGCCGAACCCACTCCAGCAAAGACTAAGCCTACCTCTCCTCGAGGAATCATGCCCACTCCAATCGCCAGGCGATTTAAAGGTTCGCCACCAAACAGAGTAAATCCGGTCACTACTTTACCCAAAATTGCGACCACAATCAAAAATGTGGCAATAATGAGTCCTTCGCGATTGCTCGGAATGGCAGGATTGAGCACGGATAAATCCGTTTGCGCGCCGACGCTCACAAAAAACACGGGAACTAGCATATAGCCAATCGGAGCCACTAATTCTTCTAGATCTCGGTGTTTTTCCGTTTCTCCCAAAATCAGACCGGCGGTAAAGGCTCCTAAAATGGCTTCGAGTTGAATAATGGCGCCGATGTAGGAAAACAAGAACGCGATAATCAGACCGCCGACGAGTAAGGTACCATCCGGATTAGTCTGTAGTTTTTTAATTAAGCCCACAAAGCCCGGCATCACCAAACGGCCGATGAGAATAGAGCCAATCAGGAAAACGGCGGCACTAACCACCAGAACGATAATGTTAGAAACTTCAACTTCGCCTTTTTCAGCCAGGGACGCGACGATCGCTAAAATAATAATGCCGAGAATATCGTCGAGAACTGCCGCACCGATAATAATTTGACCTTCTTTATCTTTAAGTCGCGAAATTTCGGCCAGAACTTTCGCCGTAATTCCGATACTGGTGGCCGTTAAAGCAGCTCCGGCAAACACTGCCGGAATGGTTGGCACTTGGAAGAGGTAAATTAAGCCTAAGGTACCGGTAAGAAAGGGAACGACGACTCCAGTAATAGCGACTAGGGCCGATTGCACTCCAGCTTCAATAAGGGTGCGTAAGTTTGACTCTAAACCAATTTGAAAGAGAAGAAAAATAACGCCCAATTCTGATAAGACGGAGAGTACCTCACTTTGGGCAAAAAATACTCCGTCGGCGGCTTCGGGAGTTAGCCCGGCTGTTTTTTCAAGGATTGTAATAATCAGGGACTGCTCGCTCGTTGCTCCCCCTTCCGGAAAGACTAATAATTTTAAGACCGATACGCCAATAACGACTCCTCCGAGCAGTTCGCCCAATACGGGAGGTAAGTCCAAACGAGCACACAATTCGCTGCCAATTTTACTGGCAAGATAAATTGTCACCAGACTGAGTAAAACGCCAGCGAGGACGAGGGTTGGACTAGAGGCTTCGGCTTCTGTGGCTGTGGCTAAGAGAGGCGTGAGGGAAGGTGGGAGGTGAGGAAGCACCCAGGTGAGTGATTGAACCATTATGTTCTGCAACTTATCGATAGTCTACTGTACGAGGTTTGTTCTAAATGTAAAGCAAAAGTTAACAAACCAGGGATTGGAAGTTTTATTGGTTTAGATTAGAAGACTCGATGTTTGAGGCAGGGCATCTGCTGGCGCACCTGTTGTAAGCGGTTGGGATCGATCTCGGCGATCGCGACTCCCGGCTGGTCTCCGGCATCGGCCAGAATAATTCCCCAAGGGTCGATAATCGCAGCATGGCCGTGGCTTTGCCGGCGAGCATAGTGGCTTCCCGTTTGGGCTGGAGCAATGCAATAGCAGGTATTTTCAATGGCTCGAGCTTGCAGCAGAATTTGCCAGTGGTCTTTGCCGGTAAAGGCGGTGAAGGCAGCCGGTACAAAGAGAATTTCGGCTCCTTGGCTCGACAGGTGACGGTAGAGTTCGGGGAAGCGAACGTCGTAGCAAACCGAGAGTCCCATACAACCGAG contains:
- a CDS encoding N-acetylmuramoyl-L-alanine amidase — its product is MKLHWLFPSLLGLWLWSVPVQAASLQYWRFDARTNRLEFATNGRVQPRAELVFNPTRLVIDLPGVTLGNQLRSQLVSSPGIRQVRTGQFNRNTTRLVIELAPGYTIDPNQVKFRGASPSRWTVEIPQPQREGTVSRPPARSPSPTPRTPVPSPSPAPRPAASSGPQIEGVRITGDGFFLRTSDRVQRINRVRRSRNKRKIEIEIEGVSIASSLTERQIQVNSRGVQRLTLSPLEGSTSGTLITLDVDRKTADWQALTSRLGIVMIPKAGTGRTRNNSEPWPTGREIGARNATRDPSLPAAISALELSPDNSQLLIRSTGRINAVGQWNGPAVYNLTLSPAQLSEGVVPVAVGGNSPFVRFDVQQTDSQTVVISMLPRSGFTLQNTSQSGSQIAWSLGNSGTLLPPIATQPLPSPSPSPSSSTIRIPVPPPANPQPSNPQPATRWPLPPNTRRTPNSRIVVVIDPGHGGRDPGAVGIGGLRETDVVLDISRQVAAILQQNGIQVALTRNYEVEVDLAPRVAYAERVNATLFVSIHANAISLSRPDVNGAETYYYNSGARLAQSIQQSILQSLPMRDRGVKRARFYVLRRTSMPSVLVETGFVTGAQDAPRLANPTFRSQMAQAIANGILRYVQQNY
- a CDS encoding cation:proton antiporter produces the protein MVQSLTWVLPHLPPSLTPLLATATEAEASSPTLVLAGVLLSLVTIYLASKIGSELCARLDLPPVLGELLGGVVIGVSVLKLLVFPEGGATSEQSLIITILEKTAGLTPEAADGVFFAQSEVLSVLSELGVIFLLFQIGLESNLRTLIEAGVQSALVAITGVVVPFLTGTLGLIYLFQVPTIPAVFAGAALTATSIGITAKVLAEISRLKDKEGQIIIGAAVLDDILGIIILAIVASLAEKGEVEVSNIIVLVVSAAVFLIGSILIGRLVMPGFVGLIKKLQTNPDGTLLVGGLIIAFLFSYIGAIIQLEAILGAFTAGLILGETEKHRDLEELVAPIGYMLVPVFFVSVGAQTDLSVLNPAIPSNREGLIIATFLIVVAILGKVVTGFTLFGGEPLNRLAIGVGMIPRGEVGLVFAGVGSASGVLSESLDAAIIVMVILTTFLAPPMLRVAFQKGDGSTAEPVSDTEEEPTPEPAAIADSESTQ